Proteins encoded together in one Cicer arietinum cultivar CDC Frontier isolate Library 1 chromosome 4, Cicar.CDCFrontier_v2.0, whole genome shotgun sequence window:
- the LOC101513793 gene encoding uncharacterized protein gives MGTESYTYMGRSFNEFTINDDSSSSAFSDCNSDRSGEFATTSSQSRRLLISCASENSDDFIRQLVSDLHSSSIEDQKQAAMEIRLLAKNKPENRIKIAKAGAIKPLISLVSSQDLQLQEYGVTAILNLSLCDENKELIASSGAIKPLVRALNSGTSTAKENAACALLRLSQVEENKAAIGRSGAIPLLVNLLETGGIRAKKDASTALYSLCSVKENKMRAVKAGIMKVLVELMADFESNMVDKSAYVVSVLASVPEAKVALVEEGGVPVLVEIVEVGSQRQKEIAAVILLQICEDSVAYRTMVAREGAIPPLVALTQSGTNRAKQKAEKLIELLRQPRSTRSTSEIMIA, from the exons ATGGGAACCGAGAGTTACACTTACATGGGACGCAGTTTCAACGAATTCACAATCAACGACGATTCCAGTTCCTCTGCTTTCAGCGACTGTAACAGCGATAGATCCGGGGAATTCGCCACCACTTCTTCACAATCCCGACGACTCCTCATCTCCTGTGCTTCCGAAAACTCCGATGATTTCATCCGTCAACTTGTTTCCGATCTTCACTCTTCTTCAATCGAAGACCAGAAACAAGCCGCCATGGAAATTCGATTACTTGCTAAAAATAAACCAGAAAATCGAATCAAAATAGCAAAAGCCGGCGCAATTAAACCATTAATTTCACTCGTTTCTTCGCAAGACCTTCAACTTCAAGAATACGGCGTCACCGCGATTTTGAATCTCTCTTTATGCGACGAGAATAAAGAGCTAATAGCTTCTTCTGGAGCGATTAAGCCTCTAGTTAGAGCCTTAAACTCAGGAACTTCAACGGCGAAGGAGAACGCCGCGTGTGCGCTGCTTCGTCTATCGCAGGTGGAAGAGAACAAGGCGGCAATTGGAAGGTCCGGCGCCATTCCGTTACTAGTGAATCTTCTAGAAACAGGCGGAATCCGCGCTAAGAAAGACGCGTCGACGGCGCTGTACTCGCTGTGCTCAGTGAAGGAAAACAAGATGAGAGCCGTTAAAGCGGGAATCATGAAGGTTTTGGTTGAGTTGATGGCggattttgaatcaaatatggTGGATAAATCGGCGTACGTCGTGAGTGTGTTGGCGTCGGTGCCGGAGGCGAAGGTGGCGCTGGTGGAAGAAGGTGGCGTACCGGTGTTGGTGGAGATCGTTGAAGTTGGATCGCAGAGACAGAAAGAAATAGCGGCAGTTATTCTGTTACAGATTTGTGAGGATAGCGTGGCATATCGAACCATGGTGGCTCGTGAAGGTGCGATTCCTCCTTTGGTTGCTTTGACGCAGTCCGGTACCAATCGCGCAAAACAAAag GCTGAGAAACTAATTGAGCTTCTGCGGCAACCAAGATCTACACGTAGTACATCAGAAATTATGATAGCATAA